In the genome of Rhodamnia argentea isolate NSW1041297 chromosome 3, ASM2092103v1, whole genome shotgun sequence, one region contains:
- the LOC115752401 gene encoding heavy metal-associated isoprenylated plant protein 47-like encodes MKKKMVLKVQMKCQKCRTKALQTVSESDGVNSVAIQGEDKDKVVVVGEGVDAVLLVNRLRKKVGPTQIISLEDLK; translated from the exons AAGAAAATGGTGTTGAAGGTTCAGATGAAATGCCAGAAATGCAGAACCAAGGCACTTCAGACCGTCTCCGAATCAGATG GTGTAAACTCTGTGGCAATTCAAGGAGAAGACAAGGAcaaggtggtggtggttggggaAGGAGTTGACGCAGTGCTTCTGGTCAACCGTTTAAGAAAGAAGGTCGGTCCGACTCAGATTATTAGCCTCGAAGACTTGAAGTAA